The Mycobacterium paragordonae genome includes a region encoding these proteins:
- a CDS encoding crotonase/enoyl-CoA hydratase family protein — protein MTHSIRPVDFNNLKTMTYEVTDRVARITFNRPEKGNAIVADTPLELSALVERADLDPDVHVILVSGRGEGFCAGFDLSAYADRTGSAGQEGGYHGTVLDGKTQAVNHLPNQPWDPMIDYQMMSRFVRGFSSLMHADKPTVVKIHGYCVAGGTDIALHADQVIAAADAKIGYPPTRVWGVPAAGLWAHRLGDQRAKRLLFTGDCITGAQAAEWGLAVEAPDPADLDDRTERLVARIAALPVNQLIMIKLALNAPLLQQGVASSRMVSTVFDGVARHTPEGHAFVADAVEHGFRDAVKHRDEPFGDYGRRASQV, from the coding sequence GTGACCCACTCGATCAGGCCGGTCGACTTCAACAACCTGAAAACGATGACCTACGAGGTCACCGACCGGGTTGCGCGCATCACCTTCAACCGGCCGGAGAAAGGCAACGCCATCGTCGCCGACACCCCGCTGGAGCTTTCAGCGCTGGTGGAACGCGCCGACCTGGATCCTGACGTCCACGTCATTCTGGTCTCCGGCCGCGGTGAAGGCTTCTGCGCCGGTTTCGATCTGTCCGCCTACGCCGACCGGACCGGCTCCGCGGGCCAGGAAGGCGGCTACCACGGCACGGTGCTGGACGGGAAGACGCAGGCGGTCAACCACCTGCCGAACCAGCCGTGGGACCCGATGATCGACTATCAGATGATGAGCCGGTTCGTCCGCGGCTTCTCCTCCCTGATGCACGCCGACAAGCCGACGGTGGTGAAGATCCACGGCTACTGCGTGGCCGGCGGCACCGACATCGCACTGCACGCCGATCAGGTGATCGCGGCCGCCGACGCGAAGATCGGCTATCCGCCGACCCGGGTCTGGGGTGTGCCGGCAGCGGGCTTGTGGGCGCACCGACTGGGCGACCAGCGTGCCAAGCGCCTGCTGTTCACCGGTGACTGCATCACCGGCGCGCAGGCGGCCGAGTGGGGCCTGGCAGTGGAGGCACCCGATCCCGCCGATCTCGACGACCGCACCGAGCGGCTGGTGGCCAGGATCGCCGCGCTGCCGGTGAACCAGCTGATCATGATCAAGCTCGCGCTCAATGCCCCGCTGCTGCAGCAGGGCGTCGCGTCCAGTCGGATGGTCAGCACGGTGTTCGATGGGGTGGCGCGGCACACGCCGGAGGGACACGCGTTCGTCGCCGACGCGGTCGAGCACGGCTTCCGGGATGCGGTCAAGCACCGCGACGAGCCTTTCGGCGATTACGGCCGCCGAGCTTCCCAGGTGTAG
- a CDS encoding DUF3060 domain-containing protein translates to MAGVGLAAAAIAAAVGLVGCSSTAGPPAGSSSSSTKSSTTTTGSGSAETTSSTGALPTGSTSVQVGDTVVYASMGQTATIACEEGKSLNVTGSDNTLTVNGNCETVSVGGTKNKITLDKVNKRITVLGMDNTITYKDGDPEINKIGPNNTVTKG, encoded by the coding sequence ATGGCCGGAGTGGGCCTGGCAGCCGCGGCCATCGCCGCCGCCGTCGGGCTGGTGGGCTGCAGCTCGACGGCCGGGCCGCCGGCGGGCAGCAGCTCGTCCTCGACGAAGTCGTCGACCACGACCACTGGCAGCGGGTCCGCTGAGACGACCAGCAGCACCGGTGCCCTCCCGACCGGAAGCACTTCGGTTCAGGTGGGCGACACCGTGGTCTACGCGTCCATGGGGCAGACGGCCACCATCGCCTGCGAAGAGGGCAAGTCCCTGAACGTGACCGGCTCCGACAACACGCTGACCGTCAACGGCAACTGCGAGACGGTGAGCGTCGGGGGAACCAAGAACAAGATCACCCTGGACAAGGTCAACAAACGCATCACCGTGCTGGGCATGGACAACACCATCACCTACAAAGACGGTGACCCGGAGATCAACAAGATCGGCCCCAACAACACGGTGACCAAGGGCTAA
- the rpsG gene encoding 30S ribosomal protein S7: MPRKGPAPKRPLVNDPVYGSQLVTQLVNKVLLQGKKSLAERIVYGALEQARDKTGTDPVITLKRALDNVKPALEVRSRRVGGATYQVPVEVRPDRSTTLALRWLVSFSRQRREKTMVERLANEIMDASNGLGAAVKRREDTHKMAEANRAFAHYRW, encoded by the coding sequence ATGCCGCGCAAGGGACCCGCGCCCAAGCGTCCACTGGTCAACGACCCGGTCTACGGGTCGCAGCTGGTCACCCAGCTGGTGAACAAAGTTCTGCTGCAGGGGAAGAAATCCCTGGCTGAGCGCATTGTTTATGGTGCGCTCGAACAGGCGCGGGACAAGACCGGCACCGACCCCGTCATCACGCTCAAGCGTGCGCTGGACAACGTCAAGCCCGCGCTGGAGGTTCGCAGCCGCCGCGTCGGTGGTGCCACCTACCAGGTGCCCGTCGAGGTGCGGCCGGACCGGTCGACCACGCTCGCGCTGCGCTGGCTGGTCAGCTTCTCGCGGCAGCGCCGGGAGAAGACGATGGTCGAGCGCCTGGCCAACGAGATCATGGATGCCAGCAATGGCCTCGGGGCTGCCGTGAAGCGGCGTGAGGACACCCACAAGATGGCCGAGGCCAACCGCGCCTTCGCGCACTATCGCTGGTAG
- the tuf gene encoding elongation factor Tu: MAKAKFQRTKPHVNIGTIGHVDHGKTTLTAAITKVLHDKYPDLNESKAFDQIDNAPEERQRGITINIAHVEYQTEKRHYAHVDAPGHADYIKNMITGAAQMDGAILVVAATDGPMPQTREHVLLARQVGVPYILVALNKSDAVDDEELLELVELEVRELLAAQDFDEEAPVVRVSALKALEGDATWVKSVEDLMDAVDESIPDPVRDTDKPFLMPVEDVFTITGRGTVVTGRVERGVVNVNEEVEIVGIKPTSTKTTVTGVEMFRKLLDQGQAGDNVGLLLRGVKREDVERGQVVIKPGTTTPHTEFEGQVYILSKDEGGRHTPFFNNYRPQFYFRTTDVTGVVTLPEGTEMVMPGDNTNISVKLIQPVAMDDGLRFAIREGGRTVGAGRVTKIIK, from the coding sequence GTGGCGAAGGCGAAGTTCCAGCGGACCAAGCCCCACGTCAACATCGGGACCATCGGTCACGTTGACCACGGCAAGACCACCCTGACCGCGGCTATCACCAAGGTCCTGCACGACAAGTACCCGGACCTGAACGAGTCCAAGGCGTTCGACCAGATCGACAACGCGCCTGAGGAGCGTCAGCGCGGTATCACGATCAACATCGCGCACGTCGAGTACCAGACCGAGAAGCGTCACTACGCGCACGTCGACGCCCCCGGCCACGCCGACTACATCAAGAACATGATCACCGGTGCCGCCCAGATGGACGGCGCGATCCTGGTGGTCGCCGCGACGGACGGCCCGATGCCGCAGACGCGTGAGCACGTGCTGCTCGCCCGTCAGGTGGGCGTGCCCTACATCCTCGTGGCGCTGAACAAGTCCGACGCGGTCGACGACGAGGAGCTGCTCGAGCTCGTCGAGCTGGAGGTCCGCGAGTTGCTGGCCGCCCAGGACTTCGACGAGGAAGCCCCGGTTGTCCGGGTCTCCGCGCTGAAGGCGCTCGAGGGCGACGCGACCTGGGTGAAGTCGGTCGAGGACCTGATGGACGCGGTCGACGAGTCGATCCCGGACCCGGTGCGCGACACCGACAAGCCGTTCCTGATGCCCGTTGAGGACGTCTTCACCATCACCGGCCGTGGCACCGTCGTCACCGGTCGTGTGGAGCGTGGCGTGGTCAACGTGAACGAGGAAGTCGAGATCGTCGGCATCAAGCCCACCAGCACCAAGACCACGGTCACCGGTGTGGAGATGTTCCGCAAGCTGCTCGACCAGGGCCAGGCCGGTGACAACGTCGGTCTGCTGCTGCGTGGTGTCAAGCGTGAGGACGTCGAGCGCGGCCAGGTCGTCATCAAGCCCGGCACCACCACCCCGCACACCGAGTTCGAGGGCCAGGTCTACATCCTGTCCAAGGACGAGGGCGGTCGGCACACGCCGTTCTTCAACAACTACCGTCCGCAGTTCTACTTCCGCACCACCGACGTGACCGGTGTGGTGACGCTGCCGGAGGGCACCGAAATGGTGATGCCCGGTGACAACACCAACATCTCGGTGAAGCTGATCCAGCCCGTCGCCATGGACGACGGTCTGCGGTTCGCGATCCGTGAAGGTGGCCGCACCGTCGGCGCCGGCCGGGTCACCAAGATCATCAAGTAG
- a CDS encoding DUF3060 domain-containing protein: MKWTTVGTLAVCAAFAAAIPAAPAPVAHAKNGDTHITGQGVETTIDCGDATLIVNGTNNIVTAKGSCWAVTMMGTGNTVIADTVVNDITVYGYDGTVFYKNGDPVIWDRGRELGMVNRIQRVGP, translated from the coding sequence GTGAAATGGACCACCGTGGGAACGCTGGCTGTCTGTGCCGCGTTCGCGGCCGCCATACCGGCCGCGCCGGCTCCGGTCGCGCACGCCAAGAACGGCGACACCCATATCACCGGGCAAGGCGTCGAGACGACGATCGACTGCGGCGACGCCACTCTGATCGTCAACGGAACCAACAACATCGTCACCGCCAAGGGCAGCTGCTGGGCGGTCACCATGATGGGGACGGGCAACACGGTCATCGCCGACACGGTCGTCAACGACATCACGGTCTACGGCTACGACGGGACGGTGTTTTACAAGAACGGCGATCCCGTCATCTGGGACCGCGGCCGCGAGCTGGGGATGGTCAACCGGATCCAGCGAGTCGGGCCCTGA
- the fusA gene encoding elongation factor G → MAQKDVLTDLTKVRNIGIMAHIDAGKTTTTERILYYTGISYKIGEVHDGAATMDWMEQEQERGITITSAATTCFWNDNQINIIDTPGHVDFTVEVERSLRVLDGAVAVFDGKEGVEPQSEQVWRQADKYDVPRICFVNKMDKIGADFYFSVRTMEERLGANVIPIQLPVGSEGDFEGVVDLVEMNAKVWRGETKLGETYDTIEIPAELAEKAQEYRTKLLEAVAETDEELLEKYLGGEELTVAEIKGAIRKLTTTSEAYPVLCGSAFKNKGVQPMLDAVIDYLPSPLDVPPAIGHPPGKEDEEIVRKPSTDEPFSALAFKVATHPFFGKLTYVRVYSGKVDSGSQVINATKGKKERLGKLFQMHSNKENPVETASAGHIYAVIGLKDTTTGDTLSDPNNQIVLESMTFPDPVIEVAIEPKTKSDQEKLSLSIQKLAEEDPTFKVHQDAETGQTVIGGMGELHLDILVDRMRREFKVEANVGKPQVAYKETIKRTVEKVEFTHKKQTGGSGQFAKVLISIEPFTSEDGATYEFESKVTGGRIPREYIPSVDAGAQDAMQYGVLAGYPLVNLKVTLLDGAFHEVDSSEMAFKIAGSQVLKKAAAQAQPVILEPIMAVEVTTPEDYMGDVIGDLNSRRGQIQAMEERAGARVVKAHVPLSEMFGYVGDLRSKTQGRANYSMVFDSYAEVPANVSKEIIAKATGE, encoded by the coding sequence GTGGCACAGAAGGACGTGCTGACCGACCTGACGAAGGTCCGCAACATCGGCATTATGGCGCACATCGACGCCGGCAAGACCACGACGACCGAGCGCATCCTCTACTACACCGGCATCAGCTACAAGATCGGTGAGGTGCACGACGGCGCCGCCACGATGGACTGGATGGAGCAGGAGCAGGAGCGGGGGATCACCATCACCTCCGCGGCTACCACCTGCTTCTGGAACGACAACCAGATCAACATCATCGACACCCCCGGCCACGTCGACTTCACCGTCGAGGTGGAGCGCTCGCTGCGCGTGCTGGACGGCGCCGTCGCGGTATTCGACGGCAAGGAGGGCGTCGAGCCCCAGTCCGAGCAGGTCTGGCGCCAGGCGGACAAGTACGACGTACCGCGCATCTGCTTCGTCAACAAGATGGACAAGATCGGCGCCGACTTCTACTTCTCCGTGCGGACCATGGAGGAGCGGTTGGGCGCCAATGTCATTCCGATCCAGCTGCCGGTCGGCTCCGAAGGCGACTTCGAGGGCGTCGTGGACCTGGTCGAGATGAACGCCAAGGTGTGGCGGGGCGAGACCAAGCTGGGCGAGACCTACGACACCATCGAGATCCCGGCAGAGCTGGCCGAGAAGGCCCAGGAGTACCGCACCAAGCTGCTTGAGGCCGTCGCCGAGACCGACGAGGAGCTGCTGGAAAAGTACCTCGGTGGAGAAGAGCTCACCGTCGCCGAGATCAAGGGCGCGATCCGCAAGCTCACCACCACCTCCGAGGCGTACCCGGTGCTGTGCGGCAGCGCGTTCAAGAACAAGGGCGTGCAGCCGATGCTGGATGCCGTCATCGACTACCTCCCCTCGCCACTGGACGTGCCGCCGGCTATCGGCCACCCGCCAGGCAAAGAGGACGAGGAGATCGTCCGCAAGCCGTCGACCGACGAGCCGTTCTCCGCGCTGGCGTTCAAGGTGGCGACGCACCCGTTCTTCGGCAAGCTCACCTACGTCCGCGTGTACTCGGGCAAGGTCGACTCGGGCAGCCAGGTCATCAACGCCACCAAGGGCAAGAAGGAGCGTCTGGGCAAGCTGTTCCAGATGCACTCCAACAAGGAGAACCCGGTGGAGACCGCGTCGGCGGGTCACATCTACGCGGTGATCGGCCTGAAAGACACCACCACCGGTGACACGCTGTCGGACCCGAACAACCAGATCGTGCTCGAGTCCATGACGTTCCCGGACCCGGTCATCGAGGTGGCCATCGAGCCCAAGACCAAGAGCGACCAGGAGAAGCTGAGCCTGTCGATCCAGAAGCTCGCCGAGGAGGACCCGACGTTCAAGGTCCACCAAGACGCCGAGACCGGCCAGACCGTGATCGGTGGCATGGGCGAGTTGCACCTGGACATCCTGGTGGACCGCATGCGCCGCGAGTTCAAGGTGGAAGCCAACGTCGGCAAGCCGCAGGTCGCCTACAAGGAGACCATCAAGCGGACGGTGGAAAAGGTCGAGTTCACCCACAAGAAGCAGACCGGTGGATCGGGCCAGTTCGCGAAGGTGCTGATCAGCATCGAGCCGTTCACCAGCGAAGACGGTGCGACCTACGAGTTCGAGAGCAAGGTCACCGGTGGGCGCATCCCGCGGGAGTACATCCCGTCGGTCGACGCCGGCGCCCAGGACGCCATGCAGTACGGCGTGCTGGCCGGCTACCCGCTGGTGAACCTGAAAGTCACGCTGCTCGACGGCGCCTTCCACGAGGTGGACTCGTCGGAGATGGCGTTCAAGATCGCCGGTTCCCAGGTGCTGAAAAAGGCTGCGGCGCAAGCACAGCCAGTGATCCTGGAACCGATCATGGCCGTCGAGGTCACCACCCCCGAGGACTACATGGGTGATGTGATCGGCGACCTGAACTCCCGCCGTGGCCAGATCCAGGCCATGGAGGAGCGGGCAGGGGCGCGTGTCGTCAAGGCGCACGTGCCGTTGTCGGAGATGTTCGGCTATGTCGGCGACCTGCGGTCCAAGACGCAAGGCCGGGCGAACTACTCCATGGTGTTCGACTCCTACGCCGAAGTTCCGGCGAACGTGTCGAAGGAGATCATCGCGAAGGCGACGGGCGAGTGA
- the rpsL gene encoding 30S ribosomal protein S12: MPTINQLVRKGRRDKVAKVKTAALKGSPQRRGVCTRVYTTTPKKPNSALRKVARVKLTSQVEVTAYIPGEGHNLQEHSMVLVRGGRVKDLPGVRYKIIRGSLDTQGVKNRKQARSRYGAKKEKS; this comes from the coding sequence ATGCCAACCATTAATCAGCTGGTCCGCAAGGGTCGCCGAGACAAGGTCGCCAAGGTCAAGACCGCGGCTCTTAAGGGCAGCCCGCAGCGCCGTGGCGTGTGCACCCGCGTGTACACCACCACTCCGAAGAAGCCGAACTCGGCGCTTCGGAAGGTCGCCCGTGTGAAGCTGACCAGCCAGGTTGAGGTGACCGCGTACATCCCGGGTGAGGGCCACAATCTGCAGGAGCACTCGATGGTGCTGGTGCGTGGCGGCCGGGTGAAGGACCTGCCCGGTGTGCGCTACAAGATCATCCGCGGTTCGCTCGACACCCAGGGCGTCAAGAACCGCAAGCAGGCTCGCAGTCGCTACGGCGCCAAGAAGGAGAAGAGCTGA
- a CDS encoding PaaX family transcriptional regulator C-terminal domain-containing protein has product MARMTARSVVLSVLLGAHPACATASELVRLTTDFGIREATIRVALTRMVSAGDLIRSADGYRLSDRLLARQRRQDEAMRPRTRAWRGQWHVVVVTSVGTDPRTRAALRNTMYDKRFGELREGVWMRPDNLDLDLAPDVASRVRVLRARDDAPAALAGQLWNLTEWAEAGRELLRQIGRATDVPGRFVVAAAIVRHLNTDPILPAELLPADWPGAELRTAYNDFATELAELRDTTQLQEAT; this is encoded by the coding sequence CTGGCCCGCATGACCGCCCGGTCCGTGGTGCTCAGCGTGCTGCTGGGTGCGCACCCCGCGTGCGCCACCGCCAGCGAATTAGTTCGTCTGACAACAGATTTCGGTATCAGGGAAGCGACGATACGGGTGGCGCTGACCCGCATGGTCAGTGCCGGTGATCTGATCCGGTCCGCCGACGGCTATCGGCTCTCCGACCGCCTGCTGGCCCGGCAGCGCCGTCAGGACGAGGCGATGCGGCCGCGCACCCGGGCCTGGCGGGGGCAGTGGCACGTCGTGGTCGTCACCAGTGTCGGCACCGACCCCCGAACCCGCGCGGCGTTACGGAACACCATGTACGACAAGCGGTTCGGCGAGTTGCGGGAAGGGGTCTGGATGCGTCCGGACAACCTCGACCTCGACCTGGCGCCCGACGTCGCGTCGCGGGTGCGGGTGCTGCGGGCGCGCGACGACGCGCCGGCGGCGCTGGCCGGGCAACTGTGGAACCTGACGGAGTGGGCCGAGGCGGGCCGCGAGTTGCTGCGGCAGATCGGCCGGGCGACCGACGTGCCGGGCCGTTTCGTGGTGGCCGCCGCCATTGTGCGTCACCTCAACACCGATCCGATCCTGCCCGCCGAACTGCTGCCCGCGGACTGGCCGGGTGCCGAACTGCGGACGGCCTACAACGACTTCGCCACCGAACTGGCGGAACTTCGTGACACGACCCAACTTCAGGAGGCGACATGA
- a CDS encoding TetR/AcrR family transcriptional regulator encodes MAAQPEPPTGGGRARGGKSGARQAKLSREGIVDGALTFLDREGWDSLTINALATQLGTKGPSLYNHVDSLEDLRRAVRIRVIDDIITMLNRVGEGRSRDDAVLVMAGAYRSYAHHHPGRYSAFTRMPLGGDDPEYTAVTRGAAAPVIAVLSSYGLQGEEAFYAALEFWSAMHGFVLLEMTGVMDEIDTDAVFTDMVLRLAAGMDRRTVQAAETP; translated from the coding sequence ATGGCAGCTCAGCCGGAGCCACCGACGGGTGGCGGCCGTGCGCGTGGCGGCAAGTCGGGAGCCCGGCAGGCGAAGCTGAGCCGCGAAGGCATCGTCGACGGCGCCCTGACCTTTCTGGACCGGGAGGGCTGGGACTCGCTGACCATCAACGCCCTGGCGACTCAGTTGGGAACCAAGGGGCCGTCGCTGTACAACCACGTGGACAGCCTCGAGGATCTGCGCCGCGCGGTGCGCATCCGCGTCATCGACGACATCATCACGATGCTCAACCGGGTGGGCGAGGGGCGTTCCCGCGACGACGCCGTCCTGGTGATGGCCGGCGCCTACCGCAGCTACGCGCACCATCACCCCGGGCGGTACTCCGCGTTCACCCGGATGCCGCTGGGCGGCGACGACCCCGAATACACGGCCGTGACCCGCGGAGCCGCCGCGCCCGTCATCGCGGTGCTGTCGTCGTACGGCCTGCAGGGCGAGGAGGCGTTCTATGCGGCGCTCGAGTTCTGGTCGGCGATGCACGGGTTCGTACTACTCGAGATGACCGGCGTCATGGATGAAATCGACACCGACGCCGTCTTCACCGACATGGTGCTGCGGCTGGCCGCCGGCATGGATCGGCGCACCGTGCAGGCAGCGGAAACGCCCTAG
- a CDS encoding IS30 family transposase: protein MPSGYPHSKWVRREFFDRVCGGVPVHRAAKAMGVSTTRAWIWWRDAGAMQLVNGGRNACGLANPGDWSRRPGGPGRRICGEERIEIMRLRDAGLCAAQIGQRLGRHRSTIGREFERNSLPDGDYHALMAHARAAERARRPKGFKLVDHPLCAAIEAWMEQGWSPKLIAEVLARDHPGDKLARVSHETIYQCLYVQTRGSLRADLNKCLSTKRASRKPRGRNTSRGVYSSGEEFTISDRPAEVADRAVPGHWEGDLIVGPNNSAIGTLVERSTRFTILLHLLGDRSAETVATAMIEAMKELPEHLRRSITWDRGSEMANWRDIQLQLGTPVYFCNPHSPWQRGSNENTNRLLRFWFQKGSDLSGYTKADLKHIQDTLNRRPRPTLNLDTPAQRLYVLLHQAA, encoded by the coding sequence ATGCCGAGTGGATATCCGCATTCGAAGTGGGTGCGTCGGGAGTTCTTTGATCGGGTGTGCGGTGGTGTGCCGGTGCACCGTGCCGCCAAGGCGATGGGCGTGTCGACAACGCGTGCGTGGATTTGGTGGCGTGATGCTGGGGCGATGCAGCTCGTCAATGGCGGTAGGAATGCTTGCGGTTTAGCAAACCCAGGTGATTGGTCAAGGCGGCCGGGAGGTCCGGGTCGCAGGATCTGCGGCGAGGAACGCATCGAGATCATGCGGTTGCGTGATGCAGGGCTCTGCGCTGCTCAGATCGGACAGCGTCTGGGGCGCCATCGCTCTACGATCGGTCGTGAGTTCGAGCGGAACAGCTTGCCTGATGGGGATTATCACGCGTTGATGGCGCATGCTCGAGCTGCTGAACGAGCGCGCCGGCCCAAGGGATTCAAACTGGTTGATCATCCACTGTGCGCGGCCATCGAGGCTTGGATGGAGCAAGGTTGGAGCCCCAAGCTCATCGCTGAGGTGTTGGCTCGTGATCATCCTGGTGACAAGCTGGCCAGGGTGAGTCACGAGACCATCTACCAATGCTTGTATGTGCAGACCCGTGGCAGTTTGCGCGCTGACCTCAACAAATGCCTGTCCACCAAACGAGCCAGCCGCAAACCGCGCGGTCGCAACACCAGCCGTGGGGTCTACAGCAGCGGTGAGGAATTCACCATCAGCGACCGCCCTGCCGAGGTCGCCGACCGTGCGGTGCCTGGTCATTGGGAAGGCGACCTGATCGTGGGGCCTAACAACAGCGCTATCGGAACCCTCGTCGAGCGCAGCACCCGATTCACTATCTTGCTGCACCTGCTTGGCGATCGCAGCGCCGAAACCGTCGCCACCGCAATGATCGAGGCGATGAAAGAATTGCCCGAGCATCTGCGGCGCTCGATCACCTGGGACCGAGGCAGCGAAATGGCCAACTGGCGCGACATTCAGCTACAGCTGGGGACCCCGGTCTATTTCTGTAACCCCCACTCACCCTGGCAGCGCGGCAGCAACGAAAACACCAACCGCCTCCTACGGTTTTGGTTCCAAAAAGGCAGCGACCTCAGCGGCTACACCAAAGCTGACCTCAAACACATCCAAGACACCCTCAATCGCCGACCCCGCCCCACCCTCAACCTCGACACCCCCGCCCAGCGCCTTTACGTCCTACTCCACCAAGCCGCCTAG
- a CDS encoding SHOCT domain-containing protein, translated as MLARYIKMQLLVLLCGGLVGPIFLVVYFTLGFGQLLSWMFYVGLLITVADVLIAIALTYWSVNNAAKNEMLEQSGVLALAQITGLTETGTRINEQPVVKVHLHVSGPGIAPFDSEDRVIASVTRLGNLTARKLVVLVDPATNEYRIDWERSALVNGLVPAQFTVEEDNRTYDLSGQAGPLMEILQLLKSNGIPLNRIVDVRSNPALRQQLHAVVRRAGQQQAGQAAAPQAPQASVADRLQELDSLRASGVVNDQEYASKRAQIISEI; from the coding sequence ATGCTCGCCCGGTACATCAAGATGCAGCTGCTGGTGCTGTTGTGCGGCGGCCTGGTCGGACCGATCTTCCTCGTCGTCTACTTCACCCTCGGCTTCGGTCAGCTGCTGTCGTGGATGTTCTACGTCGGTCTGCTCATCACCGTGGCCGACGTTCTGATCGCGATCGCGCTGACGTACTGGAGCGTCAACAACGCCGCCAAGAACGAAATGCTGGAGCAGAGCGGGGTGCTGGCGCTGGCCCAGATCACCGGCCTGACCGAGACCGGCACCCGGATCAACGAGCAGCCGGTGGTCAAGGTGCACCTGCACGTATCCGGACCCGGGATCGCGCCCTTCGACAGCGAGGACCGGGTAATCGCGAGCGTGACGCGGCTGGGCAACCTGACGGCGCGCAAGCTCGTAGTCCTGGTCGACCCGGCCACGAATGAATACCGGATCGACTGGGAGCGAAGCGCTTTGGTCAACGGGCTGGTGCCCGCCCAGTTCACCGTCGAGGAGGACAACCGGACCTACGACCTCAGTGGCCAGGCCGGACCGCTGATGGAGATCCTCCAACTGCTCAAGTCCAACGGCATTCCGCTCAACCGCATCGTCGATGTGCGTTCCAATCCGGCTCTCCGTCAGCAGCTGCACGCGGTGGTACGTCGTGCCGGCCAGCAGCAGGCGGGTCAGGCCGCTGCACCGCAAGCGCCGCAGGCCTCGGTCGCCGACCGGCTGCAAGAGCTGGACTCGCTGCGGGCCAGCGGGGTGGTGAACGACCAGGAGTACGCCAGCAAGCGTGCCCAGATCATCTCCGAGATCTGA
- a CDS encoding crotonase/enoyl-CoA hydratase family protein — translation MSDLVRVERDGPVTTVCINRPGARNAVNGPTAAALYTAFETFDRDDTASVAVLCGEGGTFCAGADLKAFGTPQANSVHRTGPGPMGPSRMMLSKPVIAAVDGYAVAGGLELALWCDLRVAEEDAVFGVFCRRWGVPLIDGGTVRLPRLIGHSRAMDMILTGRGVKADEALAIGLANRVVPKGQARQAAQELAAELAALPQQCLRSDRLSALHQWGLPESAAMDLEFASISRVAAEALEGAGRFAGGAGRHGAPAG, via the coding sequence ATGAGCGATTTGGTGCGGGTGGAGCGCGACGGCCCGGTGACCACGGTCTGCATCAACCGGCCCGGGGCGCGCAACGCCGTCAACGGCCCGACGGCGGCCGCGCTGTACACCGCCTTCGAAACCTTCGACCGCGACGACACCGCGTCGGTGGCGGTGTTATGCGGTGAGGGCGGAACCTTTTGCGCGGGAGCCGATTTGAAGGCCTTCGGCACACCGCAGGCGAACTCCGTGCACCGCACCGGCCCGGGCCCGATGGGGCCGTCGCGGATGATGCTCTCCAAACCGGTGATCGCGGCGGTCGACGGTTATGCGGTCGCCGGCGGCCTCGAGCTCGCGTTGTGGTGCGATCTGCGGGTCGCCGAGGAAGACGCCGTATTCGGGGTGTTCTGCCGGCGCTGGGGAGTGCCGCTCATCGACGGTGGAACGGTGCGGTTGCCGCGCCTGATCGGGCACAGCCGGGCGATGGACATGATTCTCACCGGTCGTGGCGTCAAGGCCGACGAGGCGCTGGCGATCGGGCTGGCCAACCGGGTGGTGCCCAAAGGGCAAGCGCGCCAGGCCGCCCAGGAGTTGGCGGCCGAGCTTGCCGCGCTGCCACAGCAATGCCTGCGGTCGGACCGGCTGTCGGCGCTGCACCAGTGGGGCCTGCCCGAGTCCGCGGCGATGGACCTCGAGTTCGCCAGCATCTCCCGGGTGGCCGCCGAGGCGCTGGAGGGGGCGGGGCGCTTTGCCGGCGGCGCCGGCCGGCACGGCGCCCCGGCGGGTTAG